CTTGCGGAGGAGCGGAAGGAGTTTCTCGGCCGAGGTTACTTCGTCTCGGTGACCGACGGCGACGAGCGCGAGATTCACCGCGAAAGCATCGACAGTGCCGAAAAGAGCGGCTGACCGGCGTCTGGCGTCGGCTCGCGACGGAGAAGAGAGGAATCCGGCTATGATCTAGTCGGAGGTGACATCGTCGGCGCGCGAGAACACCAACGTGACGACCAGCGCCGCGATCCCGCCGGTAATCAAGATCCAAGGCAGATAGTCCGCCACTGGCGCAAATCCATATGTTCGCGGCCCGCGAGGCTGGGTTGCGCGGAGCACGAGATCGATCTTCATCCCGAATGCCTACAGCTGCGCGTGCTGGCCGGTCGGTCGCGAGATTTGGCTCAGCGCCATGCCTGCGCCGTTGTTCCCGTGCGCCTGCGCGATGTCGCCGAGGGCAATGATACCGACGAGCCGCTTGTCGCGGCTAAGGACGGGCAGGCGGCGTACCTGTATCGCGCCCATATTCTGCGCGATCTGCTCGATGTCCTCGTCCTCGAAGCAGTACTTCACTTCGGCGGTCATGATGTCGCCGACCCGCGTGTCCGGGCCGCGCCCCATCCCGACGCCGCGTACCGCAATGTCACGATCCGAGATCATTCCGATGAGACGGTCGTTGTCAGTAACGGGCAGCAGCCCGACGGCGAGCGCTCCCATGCTTCCGCAGCATCGCGGAGCGTGCTGTCGGGGGTGCACAGCTGAACGTCTCGTGTCATAGCATCGGAAACCTTCATGATCGGCCTTTCCGTTGGCTGGCTGCTTCAACCGCCTAACGATACGCCCCGAGCTCCGTTCCTAAGTTTGTCCGGTTGGTCGCCGCTATCTGCCGTTCTGCGTTGTCAGGTCGAAGGACTTGATGACGTAGTGCTGCTCAAGCAAGCACAGGAGGTCGACCGGCGGACGAGAATTTTCGGGACGTCGCCAGAATACCTCGAAAGCATAATCCACGTTGGTCGAGTCGCCCCTGCGTCGCCGTTCCTGGAATCGCGCATGGTAGTGCAGCGGCTCGATCAGCTTCGGTAGCGTCTCGATCACGCTCACGTCGGCTCCACCAATCGTCAGGGCAGCGCGGTGGAGCCGGGGAATTCTGACATCGACCCATTTGAGGATCGAGAGCGTGACGACACCAATGGCGGTTCCGACGCAACCGAGGGCGAGTTGCCCACCGCCGAGACAGAGCCCGATGACGGTGATCAGCCAGAGCGTGGCGGCGGTTGTCACGCCGGTGATGAGATCGCCCTTCTTGAGGATCGTGCCGCCGCCGATGAATCCGACGCCCGTCAGGATACCGAGCGGAAGCCGCATCAGGTCCAGCTGGATGAAGGAGGTTGAACCCTTTCCGTCGACGGACAGCAGAAGATTGGCCTGAATCATCGACAGGGAGGCGGCGAGTCCGACCAGGATTGTGGTTCGTAAGCCCGCTGCATGTCCGCGCGCACCACGATCAAAACCGATGATCATGCCGGCCAAAATTGTCAGTGCGAGGCGGATGGCGATGTCGGACCAGGTCGGCTGAAGCGGCACGTTCCGCCCCGCACCTACGACGCGCCTACGGCTGCATTCCGAACCGCCATGTCGGATGATCGGAGATGGGTGATCGCGCAGCGGTCATCGATCGTTACCGCGTTCAGCGTTTCCGGCACAGCAGACAGCATCGCATCGGCTCCCTTCCAGTGCAATCAATGCCGCCGTGGAATGTTCGTTCCTATTTTCGAACCCGCCTGCGAGCCTTCGGCTCAAGGAGTTCGCAGAGCTTCCTGGCATCAGCCGGTGCCGCGCTCTTCTGATCGTTGTCGAAATAGACATAAACGTCGTGTCCTTGTCGCTTCCAGCCGCGTATTTGCTTCGCCCAATCGGCAAGCTGCGCTGACCGGTAGTGGCCACTATATCGCCCACCCGGCCCATGGCCGCGGACATAGACAAAATCAGCGGTGCGCTTCCAGGGAGCCGGCGCCTCGTGATGGTCGGAAATGCAGAGGGCAATGTTGCGCGCGGCCAGAAGTTTCAGGATCCGCGGTTCGTACCAGCTCGGATGGCGGAATTCGAAGGCATAGCGCCGGCGACGCTTCAGAAGCTTGAGAAACGCTGCAAGGCGATCAGCGTCGATGGTGAAGTTCGGCGGCAGTTGAAACAGGATCGGTCCGGCCTTGTTGCGTAGCAATGAAAGGCGGTCCTCCAACAGTTCGAGGCTATTGACCGAGGTCTCGGACAGTCGCTTCCAGTGCGTGATGAATTTCGAGGCCTTCCAGGCAAAGACGAACTCCGGATCGGTCGCATCGCGCCAACCCGCGACCGCGTTTTCCGTAGGAGTGCGATAGAAGACGCCGTTCAGCTCTGTCGTACGGAACTGCCCCGCATAGTAGTTGAGCTGGCGCTTCAGCGGCAATCCCTCAGGGAAGAATCGACCGCGCCAGGAGGGATAGTGCCAGCCGGACGTGCCAATCAGAACGTGCGCCATACACTCAACCGGGCTCGTGGATCAGGCATCCTCTACGACTTGGCGGTCCGGTCGCGCCGGGCAAGGTCAGCCTCCCAACCGAACACGGAGCGGCCATCGAGGGCTGGGGAGCGGGCGCGCTCGGTCGCCACAAAAGCATCGAATGACGGCCCGTTCGCCGTCCGCTCTAGCCGGCGCGCCTGATCATCAAGCCGCTTCAGCGCCTGCATCTGCTCGTCGCGGCCGAGCTTCGCCTGCTGCACAGCCGATTTCAGCACCCGAATGGTCTCGTCGTAGACCTTGACGGGCACGGGAAAAGGATGACGGTCCTTGCCGCCGTGGGCGAGCGAGAAACGTGCGGGGTCGTGAAAGCGGTAGGGCGTGCCATGGACGACTTCGGCCACCATGGCCAAGGATTGCACGGTGCGGGCACCGATGCCGGGCACAAGCAGCAGTTCGGGGAAGTCCAACGGCCCGCGATCCGCGGCGGCGGCCAGCGTACCGTGCAGGCGTCGGATGAAAACATCGCTTGAACGGACATCATGATGGGCTGGCATGATCAGGTGCAGCAGGTCCGCTTGTGGTGCGGCCCTGTCCGTCAGTTCGGCATATTCGCGCGCGATGCCATCTGGCCCAAGCGCAGCGAGGAGGTCGAGCTGCGCCTGGCGGGAGGCTTCCGCACGGTGATCGGTGAGGTTGACGATCTCGCCCTGCGAGGGACCATCGATCGCACTGTGTGGTTCATCGACAAAGCTGCGTAGCCCCGCGGAATGCCAATGATAGCGGCGTGCCTGTCGCTTGCGGTCGTTCATGCCTTGCTGGACCACGGTCCATTTACCGTCTTCGGTGACGAAGAAGCCGTGCAGGTAAAGCTCGAACCCGTCCTGGACCGCAGCGCTGTCGACCTTGGCCACCAGGCGGCTGGCGCGGGTCAGGGCAAGGCCGTCGAAGCCGATACGTTCGCCAAGCGCCGATAGCTCTTCCAGGGTGCGCCGCGAATGCTTGCCGCGCCCGCCGCACACATAGATGCCGAGTTCGTCCTGCACCGGCGCCAGCCCGCGCTTGAGCGCGCCGATGACGCTGGTGGTGATGCCGGACGAGTGCCAGTCCATACCCATGACGGCGCCGAATGATTGGAACCAGAACGGATGCGAGAGTCGTTGCAGGAATGCATCCCGGCCGTAGTGACGCACGATGGCTTGCGCGATGATCATGCCCAGCGTCGCCATGCGTTCGGCGAGCCAAAGCGGCACACGTCCGCCATGGAGCGGAAGGTCGGCACTGCCAGTTCGTCGGGCCATTGCGTTCCTGATCCTGAATCGATGTGAATTTTAACAACAAATGAGAAAGCGCGCATACCGGCAAACGCGGGTCTGTCACCGGAGAGCCGGATACGTGCCGGACGGTCAAATCGCTGAGACAGATGCACGGCGTCCGGTGCATAGCTGCCGCTTTCAGCCGTGAAATAAACTCCCACTGTGACGTCCTACCGATCCAGGCAGCCTGATTATCTTTGCAAGGGAGAATGCCGTAAAGCAAAGCTTCCGTGGTCTGGTTCCCTAAGCGATTCTATGGGCCATCGGCGTTTCCCGCGGTCACTGGCGCGTTGGTGAAGAGGAGAGTGCCATTCGTTCTCAAATGATTGGACCCCCGGTCGCGTTCGAGACGCCGAAGCACAAGCCTTGCTCGAGGAGTTCCTGTCGTCTGGTGAATACGGTGCATCGCTTTACGCTGCCGAAGCGGACTCGCAGCCGTGATCACAACACCCTAACCGGGAATCACTCCGCGGCCCGATCGAGGTTCGAGCTGAATTCCTCGAATTCGCTGACCTGCCGAGGCGGCCCCATGAGGACCGGCTGGAACAGCACCGCGGCGGCCATGGTACACAGCAGTGCCAGTGCCATCAGTTTTCCCATGCTGGACATGCCGGGGTAATTCGATGCCCACATACTTCCGAATGCAATGGCGTTTGTCATGGCGCTGAATACAACGGCGCGCGTCAATGCGGACTGCAGCAGGCCGGTTTTTCCGCCTCGCCACGCCATGATGTAGTAGATCTTGAATGCGACACCGACTCCGAGCAGCAAGGGAAGCGCGATGATGTTGGCGAAGTTCAGAGCCAGCCCGTCAAGGACGCAGATCTCGAGAGTGACGGCTCCCGCGAGTAGCAAAGGAACGAGGGTCAGCAAGACGTCTCCGAGCCGCCTCAGAGTGATAAAGAGCAGGACCGAAATCGCCACCAGAGCAAAGGCGCCCGCCTGAATGAAGGCGGTCGTAATGGTTCTTCCGCCCTCGTAGTAGGTGATCGCCGCTCCGGTGGCCGTGGGGTCTGCCTTGAGAACGGCTGTGGCAAATTTCTGCAGAACGTCGGCGTCGTTTGGATCGCCCTTGGGGAGCGCCTCAACGCGCGCCCTGCCATCGGGAAGCACCCAGTCGCCGAGCAGGTCGGGCGGTAACGTCTTGATGCTGATCGGCTTGGGTGACATACCCTGACGCAACTGTTCGAGGTCAAAGCGCAACGGTGAAATTACGGCAGCTTCGGCCCTCTGGCGCGTGCCCGCGTCTGCTTGGGCGAGGCGCGTCAGCAGGGCGGATACGTTCCGCGCGTCATCGGCGGCGGAGCCCTGTTGGTCTCCAGCAGCTACCGACAAGGCTGTTGCTGCGTCCGTTATCGAAGCTACGGTCTGCTCATCGGTTGGTGCGGTGCGATGCCTGGGCTCGAGCGCCGTTCGAAGCCTGCCGGACGCTGACTTCAGTTCAGCGATCTTGGCATCCTGATCGCCGGGAACATAGTTGTTCACCGTGATGGTGCGGGACACTTCAGGGAGCCCATCGAGGCGCTTCGCTGTTGCCGCGGCCTGCTCGATCGACGGTGTCAATATCTCGGCATCGCTGCCGCTGGTCTCCGGGTCCTTTTGCAATTGACGGTAGGTGATCACGGCAGGCGAGCTCGGGCTCTGCAGGTCGACGGGGTTGAAGTCGAACGGCAGACGCACGAGCAACGGAGAAGCAGCGAGGACCAGCCCGATGGTTGCGACCACGACGGCGATGCGGTGGCGCTGGAGAAAGTCATCCAGCGGTCCAAGAAACTTGAAACCGATCGGCGCCGCTTCGCCCGGCGGATTGAGCAGTGCCAGCACCGCCGGCACCAGCGTGATGCTGCAGGCAAACGCAATCAGCATGCCACAACCGGCGATTAGCCCGAGTTCCGAAAGACCGCGATAGCTCGTGGGCAAGAATGCAAAGAAGCCAACAGCCGTGGCCGAGGCAGCGAGGGCGAGGGGGGTGCCGGCTTTCTTCGCCGCGCTTTCCAGCGCCGGGAGCAGATTGCCATGGTCGCGACGTTCGGCGCGGTATCGCACGCTGAATTGAATGCCGAAGTCGACGCCAAGGCCTACGAATAGCACGAAGAAGGCGATCGAAATCAGGTTGAACGAACCGACCATGGCGAGGCCTAGCGCCGCAGTTGTCGCAAGCCCGACCAACAGGCTGAAGAAGACCGCGGCGATGATTTTCCACGACCGCAGCGCCAGCCACAGGGCGATCAGGACACCTAGGAGCCTGTCTGAGTAGTGACTGGTCAAGAGGGTGCGAGTCTGATTCCTTACATAGCGATGAGCAAGGAATTTCGCCCCTGGAAGATCGATGAGGCCCAGCTTCTGCCGCCGCGCGTGCAGGATTATGTGCCGCAAGATCACGTTTCGCGGTTGATCGTGTCGCTGGTCAGGGAAAGCCTTGATCTATCGGCGCTCCTCGGCAGCTACCGGAGTGGGCTGGGTCAGCCGCCGTTTGATCCGCGGATGATGACGGCGCTGCTTCTGCACGGCTATGCGAGCGGCATCTACTCGTCGCGGCGGATCGCCAAGGCGACGGTGGAGCGGGCGGATTTCATGATGATCGTGGCCGGCGACCCGCCGGACTTCCGCACGATCTCGGAGTTCCGGCGGCGGCACCTTAAGGCGCTGGCCGACCTGTTTGTGCAGGTGCTGAAGCTCGCCGAGAAGGCCGGGTTGGTGAAGCTCGGGCACGTTGCGCTCGACGGCACCAAGATCAAGGCGAACGCGTCCAAGCACAAGGCGATGAGCTACGATCGCATGAAGAAGCGGGAAGCGGAGCTTGAAGCGGAGGTCGATCGCTGGCTCAAGGCCGCCGAGGCCGCCGATGCGGAGGAGGACCAGCGCTACGGCGACCAGCGCGGCGACGAAATGCCCGATTGGGTGGCCGACAAGCAGAAGCGGCTTGAGAAGATACGCGAGGCCAAGGCCGCGCTGGAGGCCGAAGCCAAGGCTGCAGCCGAGGCGGAGAGCAAGGCGCGGGCCGAGGCCGAGGAGCGTCGCGTCGCCGAAGGCCGCAAGAAGAGCGGCAAGACGCCGACGAAAACCGAGCCCGACGGCAAGGCGCAACGCAATTTCACCGACCCGGAGAGCCGCATCCTGAAGACCAAGGACGGTTACATCCAGGGCTACAACGCCCAGGCCGCGGTCGATGGTGCCCATCAGATCATCGTGGCGCAGACGCTGACCGGTTCCTCCAGCGATCAGGCGCAACTGGCGCCGTTGCTCGACGGGATCAGGGCCAATTTGGGGACCAATCCCGACGAAGTGTCGGCCGACGCCGGCTACTGCTCCGCCGCCAATCTTCGCACGATCAAGCGGCGGCGCATCGAGGGCTACATCGCCACCGGGAGGCAGAAGCACGGCACCCCGTCCGCCACTGCGAAAACGGCTTCAAGAGCCGGATCGCTGATCGCCAGGATGAGCACCAAGCTCAAGCGCGCCGGCTACCGAAGTCGCTACCGCTTGCGTAAGCAGATCGTCGAACCCGTCTTCGGACAGATCAAACAGGCAAGAGGGTTCAGGCAATTCCTGCTGCGCGGCATCGACAAAGTGAAGGCCGAATGGGCCCTGATCTGCACCGCTCACAACCTCGTCAAGCTGGCGAGGGTCGCATGAGCCGCTATCATTAGCCCGCCTTCCCGGAGCTAACTGGACAGGCTCCTAGCCGTGCAGCTTCAGCAGCGCGCTCCCTGCGAGGTAAATGCCGAGCAGGATCATCGAGATCAGGAACCAACGGCGGAACACCTCCGGCTCCATGCGGGAGCGGACGGTCTGGCCGATGAACATGCCGACAAAGGACGCAGCCATTGCAACGGCGCCGGGCAGCGCAGTGGCCGCCGTCAGCAGGCCCGAGGCGGTGAGGTTGAAGGCCAATGCGACGGTTGCGGTGGTGAAGAAGACGCCGAGCGCCTGCACCAGCTCGTCTCTCTCCATCCCGATCGCCTGCATGAACGGCATCGAGGGGATGACCTGGACGCCGGTCGCGGCCGAGATCAGCCCGGTCACGACACCGACAATGCCGCCGATCCATCTCTCGTCACGCCGCGCGACCTTGAAGCTGAACTTGCTCAGGCCGACGATCGCGTAGATCACCAGCAACAGTCCGAGCACGACGGTACCGTAGGCCGCATAGGGCCCGGTGAGGAGCCCGGCATTGAGCCAGATGCCGACCACAGTGCCGACCATCAGCGGCCACAGCCGCTTGAGGATGTCGCGCAGATAGGGGCCGACGAAGGTCTGCCAGATATTGGTGATGATCGCCGGCACGATCACGATCGCGATCGCCTGGCCCGGCGGCATCGTCACCGCGAGCAGCCCCATAGAGACCGTCGGCAGGCCGAGGCCGAGCGTGCCCTTGACGAAGCCGGCAAGCAGGAAGGCGAAGGCGATGAAGATCAGGAGATGGTCGATCATCGCGGCACATTGACCGATGGGTCCGATCGGCACAATCTGGAGGTTACGGAGTTAGCCTTCGGATGGTCCGAAGGGCTGGGGCGGGAAACGTCATGCGGTTCGACCTGATCGACTTGCAATTGTTCATCGCCGTGGCCGATGCGCGCAGCATCACGCAGGGTGCTGCGCGCGCCAACCTTGCGCTGGCCTCGGCCAGCGAACGAATCAAGGGCCTGGAGGAGGCGTTGGGCGTCGCGCTGCTCAAGCGCGGCCGCCGCGGTGTCGAGCTGACCGCAGCCGGCGAGAGCCTGCTCGACCATGCCCGCATCGTGATCCACAATGTCGAGGCGTTGCAGGGCGATCTCGCCGCCTATGCCAGCGGTATCCGCGCCAGCGTGCTCCTGCTCGCCAACACTTCCGGGCTGTCGGAGCATCTGCCGCGGGCGCTGGCCCACTTCCTGCGCGAACATCCCGACATCAATGTCGACGTCGAGGAGCGCGAGAGCACCGACATCGCGACCGCGATCGCGAGCGGCGCCGCCGATCTCGGCTTCGCCGCCGAACATGCGCTGCCCGACAGCATCGAGCGCTTCCTGTTCAGTGAGGACCGGCTGATGCTGGTGGCCGCGCGGCGCAGCGATCTCGGCAACCGCCGCCAGATCGATTTCCAGGAGGTGGTCGACCGCGACTTCGTCGGCCTGACGGCAACGACTGCGCTGCAGCTCCACGTATCGAAGCACGCGGCAAAGCTCGGCGCGCGGCTGCGCTTCCGCGCCCGCCTGCGCGATTTCGACGCCATCTGCCAGATGGTTGCCGCCGATGTCGGAGTCGCCGTGGTTCCCGAAACCGCCGCGCGGCGCTGCGCGGCGGCGATGCCGATCGTCACCATCCGGATCCGCGACGCCTGGGCCAACCGCCGGTTGACGATCTGCGCGCGCAGCTTCAGGGCGCTGCCGCGGCCGGCCAAGCAGCTTGTGGAATATCTGCGGGCGGAAGTACAGCACTGACCGAACGAGGACATCGCGGCGTTCCGCGCCCACGTCATGATCCCGTTCGAGGAGCTGCGCGGCCGGCTCGACTATTAGTTGCTCGTCAGGATGGGCGCAGATCAATTACCGGGCAATTCAGGACATCAGGCGTTGAGCACCTTCATCGCCGCCTCGTGCACGCGCGGATCGCCCGCTGCGATGATGCGGCCGCCGGCTTGCGCGGGCTTGCCTTCCCAGGTGGTGACGATGCCGCCCGCGCCGGTGACGATCGGGATCAGGCCGGCGATGTCGTACGGCTTCAGCTCGGTCTCGACCACGAGGTCGAGATGGCCGGCGGCGAGCATGCAGTAGGAGTAGCAGTCGCCGCCATAGCGCGTCAGCCGCGCCACCGCCTCGATGCGGCCG
The DNA window shown above is from Bradyrhizobium sp. ISRA464 and carries:
- a CDS encoding MgtC/SapB family protein, which translates into the protein MPLQPTWSDIAIRLALTILAGMIIGFDRGARGHAAGLRTTILVGLAASLSMIQANLLLSVDGKGSTSFIQLDLMRLPLGILTGVGFIGGGTILKKGDLITGVTTAATLWLITVIGLCLGGGQLALGCVGTAIGVVTLSILKWVDVRIPRLHRAALTIGGADVSVIETLPKLIEPLHYHARFQERRRRGDSTNVDYAFEVFWRRPENSRPPVDLLCLLEQHYVIKSFDLTTQNGR
- a CDS encoding DUF72 domain-containing protein — protein: MAHVLIGTSGWHYPSWRGRFFPEGLPLKRQLNYYAGQFRTTELNGVFYRTPTENAVAGWRDATDPEFVFAWKASKFITHWKRLSETSVNSLELLEDRLSLLRNKAGPILFQLPPNFTIDADRLAAFLKLLKRRRRYAFEFRHPSWYEPRILKLLAARNIALCISDHHEAPAPWKRTADFVYVRGHGPGGRYSGHYRSAQLADWAKQIRGWKRQGHDVYVYFDNDQKSAAPADARKLCELLEPKARRRVRK
- a CDS encoding DUF763 domain-containing protein; translation: MARRTGSADLPLHGGRVPLWLAERMATLGMIIAQAIVRHYGRDAFLQRLSHPFWFQSFGAVMGMDWHSSGITTSVIGALKRGLAPVQDELGIYVCGGRGKHSRRTLEELSALGERIGFDGLALTRASRLVAKVDSAAVQDGFELYLHGFFVTEDGKWTVVQQGMNDRKRQARRYHWHSAGLRSFVDEPHSAIDGPSQGEIVNLTDHRAEASRQAQLDLLAALGPDGIAREYAELTDRAAPQADLLHLIMPAHHDVRSSDVFIRRLHGTLAAAADRGPLDFPELLLVPGIGARTVQSLAMVAEVVHGTPYRFHDPARFSLAHGGKDRHPFPVPVKVYDETIRVLKSAVQQAKLGRDEQMQALKRLDDQARRLERTANGPSFDAFVATERARSPALDGRSVFGWEADLARRDRTAKS
- a CDS encoding MMPL family transporter, whose amino-acid sequence is MTSHYSDRLLGVLIALWLALRSWKIIAAVFFSLLVGLATTAALGLAMVGSFNLISIAFFVLFVGLGVDFGIQFSVRYRAERRDHGNLLPALESAAKKAGTPLALAASATAVGFFAFLPTSYRGLSELGLIAGCGMLIAFACSITLVPAVLALLNPPGEAAPIGFKFLGPLDDFLQRHRIAVVVATIGLVLAASPLLVRLPFDFNPVDLQSPSSPAVITYRQLQKDPETSGSDAEILTPSIEQAAATAKRLDGLPEVSRTITVNNYVPGDQDAKIAELKSASGRLRTALEPRHRTAPTDEQTVASITDAATALSVAAGDQQGSAADDARNVSALLTRLAQADAGTRQRAEAAVISPLRFDLEQLRQGMSPKPISIKTLPPDLLGDWVLPDGRARVEALPKGDPNDADVLQKFATAVLKADPTATGAAITYYEGGRTITTAFIQAGAFALVAISVLLFITLRRLGDVLLTLVPLLLAGAVTLEICVLDGLALNFANIIALPLLLGVGVAFKIYYIMAWRGGKTGLLQSALTRAVVFSAMTNAIAFGSMWASNYPGMSSMGKLMALALLCTMAAAVLFQPVLMGPPRQVSEFEEFSSNLDRAAE
- a CDS encoding IS1182 family transposase, which gives rise to MSKEFRPWKIDEAQLLPPRVQDYVPQDHVSRLIVSLVRESLDLSALLGSYRSGLGQPPFDPRMMTALLLHGYASGIYSSRRIAKATVERADFMMIVAGDPPDFRTISEFRRRHLKALADLFVQVLKLAEKAGLVKLGHVALDGTKIKANASKHKAMSYDRMKKREAELEAEVDRWLKAAEAADAEEDQRYGDQRGDEMPDWVADKQKRLEKIREAKAALEAEAKAAAEAESKARAEAEERRVAEGRKKSGKTPTKTEPDGKAQRNFTDPESRILKTKDGYIQGYNAQAAVDGAHQIIVAQTLTGSSSDQAQLAPLLDGIRANLGTNPDEVSADAGYCSAANLRTIKRRRIEGYIATGRQKHGTPSATAKTASRAGSLIARMSTKLKRAGYRSRYRLRKQIVEPVFGQIKQARGFRQFLLRGIDKVKAEWALICTAHNLVKLARVA
- a CDS encoding sulfite exporter TauE/SafE family protein, with amino-acid sequence MIDHLLIFIAFAFLLAGFVKGTLGLGLPTVSMGLLAVTMPPGQAIAIVIVPAIITNIWQTFVGPYLRDILKRLWPLMVGTVVGIWLNAGLLTGPYAAYGTVVLGLLLVIYAIVGLSKFSFKVARRDERWIGGIVGVVTGLISAATGVQVIPSMPFMQAIGMERDELVQALGVFFTTATVALAFNLTASGLLTAATALPGAVAMAASFVGMFIGQTVRSRMEPEVFRRWFLISMILLGIYLAGSALLKLHG
- a CDS encoding LysR family transcriptional regulator encodes the protein MRFDLIDLQLFIAVADARSITQGAARANLALASASERIKGLEEALGVALLKRGRRGVELTAAGESLLDHARIVIHNVEALQGDLAAYASGIRASVLLLANTSGLSEHLPRALAHFLREHPDINVDVEERESTDIATAIASGAADLGFAAEHALPDSIERFLFSEDRLMLVAARRSDLGNRRQIDFQEVVDRDFVGLTATTALQLHVSKHAAKLGARLRFRARLRDFDAICQMVAADVGVAVVPETAARRCAAAMPIVTIRIRDAWANRRLTICARSFRALPRPAKQLVEYLRAEVQH